In Euphorbia lathyris chromosome 10, ddEupLath1.1, whole genome shotgun sequence, a single genomic region encodes these proteins:
- the LOC136208054 gene encoding putative clathrin assembly protein At2g25430, giving the protein MHKRFRKVICALKEHSSVRYAKVATFGGFCDLNLIIIKATAPNDFPLPQRYINELLNIFSICPSSFHSFSLSFTSRFGRTRSWKVALKCLLLLHRLLRSLPQHSPFRAELLWIRSNGLLSLYPCRFRDDSSSNPEDYTIFIRSYAQLLNELLDCFTLEEVDEEEDMGERLQDKMSEMLEILPQLQSLIDRVMECRPRGAAARSFIVESAMKHIIRDSFKCYTTFRKEIVHVLDNLIQMPYRSCILSFGIYKKAAKQAEELCEFYEWCKVKGFCGSYEYPFIEKIPDIQIRALETFLNGMWQLTESSSSATSPSSNSIGEDDDDADYEHNNNDKQRRGFLISTKWVKFEESGRNLWGEEEMKALIQFEDDDDDDENWEILLDTSIDLAPTNQDMEQCHIMQLYNPNPFNPFYPLHQKLG; this is encoded by the coding sequence ATGCATAAGCGATTCAGGAAAGTAATTTGTGCCCTGAAAGAGCACAGCTCAGTTAGGTATGCAAAAGTAGCAACATTTGGTGGTTTTTGCGATCTTAATCTCATTATTATCAAAGCTACTGCTCCTAATGATTTCCCATTGCCTCAAAGATACATTAATGAACTCTTAAACATTTTTTCTATCTGCCCTTCTTCCTTTCACTCCTTTTCACTCAGTTTCACTAGTCGTTTCGGACGAACCCGCAGCTGGAAAGTGGCCCTTAAGTGTCTCCTTCTCCTCCACCGCTTGCTCAGGTCCTTGCCTCAACATAGCCCTTTCCGGGCTGAACTTTTATGGATTAGATCAAACGGTTTGCTCTCTCTCTACCCCTGTCGTTTCCGCGATGATTCCTCCTCCAATCCTGAGGATTACACCATTTTCATTAGATCATATGCTCAGTTACTAAACGAACTACTCGATTGCTTCACCTTGGAAGAAgtagatgaagaagaagatatgGGTGAGAGATTGCAAGATAAAATGAGTGAAATGCTAGAAATTCTGCCGCAGCTTCAAAGCCTAATAGATAGAGTAATGGAGTGTAGGCCAAGAGGAGCAGCAGCAAGAAGCTTCATTGTTGAATCGGCTATGAAGCATATAATTCGGGATAGTTTCAAATGTTACACCACATTCAGAAAAGAAATTGTTCATGTTTTGGATAATCTAATCCAAATGCCATACAGGAGTTGTATCTTGTCCTTTGGAATTTACAAGAAAGCTGCTAAGCAAGCAGAGGAGCTTTGCGAGTTTTATGAATGGTGTAAGGTGAAAGGATTCTGTGGTTCTTATGAGTATCCATTTATAGAAAAAATTCCAGACATTCAAATACGAGCTCTCGAGACTTTCCTTAATGGGATGTGGCAGTTAACTGAGTCATCTTCTTCTGCTACATCTCCATCTTCCAATTCaattggagaagatgatgatgatgctgattatgaacataataataatgataagcAAAGAAGGGGGTTTCTAATTAGTACTAAGTGGGTGAAATTTGAAGAAAGTGGAAGAAACTTGTGGGGAGAGGAAGAGATGAAAGCATTGATTCAATTTGAAGAtgacgatgatgatgatgaaaacTGGGAGATTTTGCTTGATACTTCAATTGATCTTGCTCCTACAAATCAAGATATGGAGCAATGCCACATTATGCAACTATATAATCCTAATCCATTCAATCCCTTTTATCCCCTTCATCAAAAATTAGGATAA